The Fusarium fujikuroi IMI 58289 draft genome, chromosome FFUJ_chr01 sequence ataaACATCTTACATTGCCAACAATGACTCAGCTCACCAAGATTCTCATTATTCTGGCAGCCGCCAGCGCAACCCTCAGCGCCCCGACCGTGAAACCTCGTCAGCTCGCGGGCGAAGGCAGCTTCTTCGACTCGGTCTTCACCGGCACCGATAACGGTGTCGGCTATGGTGTTGAAAACGCAGAAGACAACGCTGCCACTCTCATTGGGGGCAAAACTACCACTGCAGGTGGAGGCAGCACCAGCAACccacctccaccaccaccaaaagtCAAGAGACAGGCTGATAAGATCGCCAACGGCGCTTCTACTGATCTGCACGCCGTTGGACAAGACAAGGCTGCAGACCTTGTTCAGACAGATGGAGATAATATTGATGGGCAGCTGACTCAAGATGCGGGTACTCTTGGAGCTCAGGTTGGaggagatgaggaggatgttcTTGAGCGCACGGGCGATATGGTTCCCAGCAAGATGCCCACTCGCCGTGCTCGGGTCTTTTATTATCAAGCCTCGGTGCCAGTCTGTGCTGCGTGGAGATATCAGTGCTTCAGCAGTTCGTTCGGGAGTGACACTTGAGGGGAGTGACAAGTGAGTCATTGGTTCATATATTCTTCAAGCAAGCCAGGAGTAggaaagtatatatataatgaCATcaattatacttataattCAGAGAGCATTAAGtatacttactattattgtttataataaaatacaGGCAAATTAATAATCgggctatattttatatttctatttaataaagctagcTACATAAGCTTCTTTAAAACCCATACGTAAGCGAACATGGAGTTATTAGACTTCCTAAAACCATTACCAAGTATTAGGTGCAACAACAGTATACTTCCTCCAGCCGCCATTCTCTCGCGCAAACAAAGTTGCATCATTATGCTCATCAAGAGTAAAAACTCTGATTTCGCTGCCGCTCTCTCTTCCAATCCTTAGCTGGCCACCCTCAATTATGCTGATCAGTTGCAACATGGTCGACCGCCCACACATCCACTTGCCTTGCAACTTCAAGTTCCTAAAAACAAGCTCTGCATACGGGACTGTAAACGTCTCGCTAGCTCCGCCACTAAGGATCACCCGGCCCTCAGGCTTCAAGGCGCACAGAGCGGCGTTAAGGAAGGGCGGGTTCTTCAGCTCGCCAGGCGACCAGTCGTTATACACCTCGGCACCGGCGCCTCTAGGAGTTGCGGCCAGGATTGAAGCCGTATCGGCAGCGCTATCGCCCGTCATGACCACTTTCTTGAGGCGCGGGTTACCGTTGAGCTTTCTTTGCATTTCTGCTAGCTTGCTTGTACTACGGCCAAGAGCAACAACATTGCAGCCGATAGTAAGGGCGATCTCGACCGCCAGACCGCCAAAGTTGCCGCCTGATGGCCCCACGATGACGGTTTCACCGGCTTTGAGATCAGCAGCCTCGAGTAACGAGCCGGTGGGCACACAGTAGTAGGCAATAGAGAGCAGCTCAGCAGGGTCATAGCCCAGCTCGCCAATCAGGCGGTGCTTGTCCAAGGGGTAGATGTTTTCGAGTGGAACTTTCTGGTACTGCTGCAACGAGCCGTCTCGCCACGCCTTCATAAGCTTCTGGCCTCCTTTGCCTGCACCGCCTAGGTGCCCGATCATGATCATGACGTTGTCGGGATCATCGCGGGCGCGGGCGGTGGACTCGACATAGACGAGATCGCCGGGCTTGGCAAGTACTGCGTCTGGGCCAACGGCGTGGATGCGTCCAATGGCGTTGGCATTTGGGACATAAGGTGGCTGGACATTCATCTGCGGAAGCTGGCCGGTGTGAAGCAGATGGGTATAGGGAGCAATAGGCGCTGCAAGGATTTTGACTATAAATGTACCCATAGTAGCTTCTGGGATAGGTAACTCTATAAATTCAAGGGGCTTTGAGTATGAGGAGAGCTAGAGGGCGCGTTTTACTCCCAGGGAACCCATCTTTGGTATTTCTTGGTAGATATTGGTTCAGACAAGAGAATTAAGCCTGGATTGTATAAAAGGAAGAACAAGTGTCATCCGGTTACCAATGGGACGTCCTGTATTATAACAAGATAGCAACATGGTTTTAGAAGAACTATAACTTATAAGGGTTTATAAATGTCCCCCAGACATCAGTCGGAGCACCGTAAGAGGCCACAAATAGACCGAGCCACCGCATCAACTGACGAAAATCAAGAAGATATCAGATCCTCATTTGCATCTTGACCAATTGAAAAGCTGTAAGCAGGCTAGCATGTATTCACCGAATTTCATCAGTTGATGCGGCATGACTCTTCCGGTCAGAATGCCTTATACAAGCCTGCTGCCAAGGTGTAAAACACCGGGGCCATAGTGTCTAATGTGGGCCATGGGTTAATCAATGCCGCCCGAAAAGCCGCTTACATAAGTGAGTTAGTTGTTTATGTATTCTTGAAGCAAGCTAGGAGTAGCAAAGTACTTACATACTAACATCAATCATAATCTATCGTTGCACTCGGCATTACTAGATCTCCGGATCTGCAATTAACTACCCGCTAATGGACTGAAACGCGGGGAATTTGCCTACTTACCGGCCTGATTTCCCGAAATTACAAGATATTGGGACGGCGAACAACGGTGTAGCACCATGATCCCCT is a genomic window containing:
- a CDS encoding related to ADH3-alcohol dehydrogenase III, with the protein product MGTFIVKILAAPIAPYTHLLHTGQLPQMNVQPPYVPNANAIGRIHAVGPDAVLAKPGDLVYVESTARARDDPDNVMIMIGHLGGAGKGGQKLMKAWRDGSLQQYQKVPLENIYPLDKHRLIGELGYDPAELLSIAYYCVPTGSLLEAADLKAGETVIVGPSGGNFGGLAVEIALTIGCNVVALGRSTSKLAEMQRKLNGNPRLKKVVMTGDSAADTASILAATPRGAGAEVYNDWSPGELKNPPFLNAALCALKPEGRVILSGGASETFTVPYAELVFRNLKLQGKWMCGRSTMLQLISIIEGGQLRIGRESGSEIRVFTLDEHNDATLFARENGGWRKYTVVAPNTW